The nucleotide sequence GGAAACCGCTTTGAACCTTGGCCGATAATGACGGTGTGCCGGTGAAGATCGCTCCCTGTGTTGCCGGGAATGCGGTGGGCGGCGATCCGAAGATATTGGTGACGAGGTTGTTGGCCGCCTGGGAATTCGCCACCTCGGCGGCCATATAGGCGTCCCCAGCGGTGTTCAAAGCCCGCACGAACTGGGCATGGAACGCCGCCGCCCGCGCGCTGACCGCTTGAAACGCCTCGGCGTGCCGGGAGAACAACGTCGCGACGGCAGCGGACACCTCATCCGCAGCCGCGACCGCCACCCCAGTGGTCGAGGGCGCCGCCGCCGCGGTGGCCTCGTTGAGCGACGAGGCGACATTCGCCAGATCCGTTGCCGCCGCCGTCATGAACTCCGGCGCCGCGATGACATATGACATGGGAAACCTCCCGCCGTCACGCAAAGACGCTGAATCCTATCGCGGCGTGCTTCCGGGTGGTGGCTATTCGGCATAGCCGCTCGAGCGACGGGGCGGAGGCCTTAGACCCACTCGCCGCCGGCCATGACTGCCGTCACCCGAAGTTCACGGTCCAGCACAACGAAATTGGCGTCGTAGCCGGCCCGCAGCTCACCCACAGCAGAAAGCCCGAGGGCGCGCGCCGGCGTGGCCGACGTCATCCGCACCGCGGCGGCCAGCGCCGCATCCAAACCGGGCGCGGCCACCTGACGAAAGAGCGCATCCATGGTGGCGGTGCTGCCGGCGATCGTCGACGTTCCACGCACCCGCGCCACGCCGGACGCGACGTCGATCGCGACCGTGCCGAGCCGAAACGCTCCATCGTCGCAACCGGCCGCGGCGATCGCATCGGTGACCAAAGCGACCCGCTCGGGACCGGCGCCCTCGATCACCGCGCGCACCACCGCGGGATGCACGTGCACGCCGTCGGCGATCAGCTCGACGGTCACCCGCTGGTCTTGCAGCAGCGCCAGCGCGGGCCCGGGGTCGCGATGATGCAGCGGCGGCATCGCGTTGAACAGATGCGTGCCGACGGTCGCGCCCATATCGAGGGCGCGGCAAGCATGTTCGTACGTCGCGTCGGTATGTCCCACGGCGACAACGACTCCCGCGTCGAGGAAGCGCCGGATCGCCCACTCGCTGCCAGGCCGTTCGGGTGCCAGCGTGACCATCCGAATGGTGCCGTCGCCCAAGGCTAGTAACGCGTCGATCTCGGCCGGGTCGGGATCGCGCATAAGCGAAGGGTCATGTGCGCCACAACGTCCCGGGCTAAGCCACGGCCCCTCCAGATGGATGCCCGCGACGACGCCATGGCGGGTCGCCTCGGCCAACGCCCGCACGCCGGCAATCAGTTCCGAGGGTCCGGCGGTGACCAGGCTGGCCAGCGTGGTGGTGGTGCCGTGGCGCCGGTGGAACCCCGCAGCGGCCGCGATACCGTCGGCCGACGTGTAGGAGGCACCGCCACCGCCATGCACATGCATGTCGATAAACCCTGGCACCACAACGGAATCGGGGAAGGCGGCGTCGACGGGCGCGGGCGGCTCACCGGCCCCGCAGTTGGCGATCCGCCGGCCAGAAATCTCCAGCCAGCCCGGCCGGCACACCTGTCCGGATAAAACCACGGTCCCCGCGCTGACTACGGCCATCGGCCGCCGTTCTCCCAGAAGTGCCGGATCTGCTCGAGCTGGCGGCCCTTGGTCTCCGGCGCATACCGGTAGACGAGCACCAAGGCGGCGACGGCGACACACCCGAACACGGCGAAAGTTCCTGCGCCGCCGAGTGAATGCGTCATCGTCAGGAAACTGGCGGCGATGATCGCGTTGGCGGTCAGGGTGAACGTCAGCATCGTGCTCGACCCGGTCGACCGCAGGCGAGTGGGGAAGGCCTCTCCGGCGTACACCCAAACCAGTGAGCCGAAGCCGAAATTGAAGCCGACGAGGAACACCAACACGCCGACGACCCCGTACATCACGGCGAACCTGCCCGCGTAAGCGCCCATCAGCAGCGCGTCGGCGACGACCATCATGGCGATGCCGCACAACAGGACTGGGCGCCGGCCCACCCGGTCGACAAGGAATATCGCGGCGCACACGGCCACCACGGCGCCTATCTGCAGCAGTGCCGGCACCCC is from Mycobacterium conspicuum and encodes:
- the nagA gene encoding N-acetylglucosamine-6-phosphate deacetylase, with the translated sequence MAVVSAGTVVLSGQVCRPGWLEISGRRIANCGAGEPPAPVDAAFPDSVVVPGFIDMHVHGGGGASYTSADGIAAAAGFHRRHGTTTTLASLVTAGPSELIAGVRALAEATRHGVVAGIHLEGPWLSPGRCGAHDPSLMRDPDPAEIDALLALGDGTIRMVTLAPERPGSEWAIRRFLDAGVVVAVGHTDATYEHACRALDMGATVGTHLFNAMPPLHHRDPGPALALLQDQRVTVELIADGVHVHPAVVRAVIEGAGPERVALVTDAIAAAGCDDGAFRLGTVAIDVASGVARVRGTSTIAGSTATMDALFRQVAAPGLDAALAAAVRMTSATPARALGLSAVGELRAGYDANFVVLDRELRVTAVMAGGEWV